A genome region from Triticum aestivum cultivar Chinese Spring chromosome 2B, IWGSC CS RefSeq v2.1, whole genome shotgun sequence includes the following:
- the LOC123046354 gene encoding anthocyanin regulatory R-S protein isoform X2 yields MALSVVRPSQEEPTLPPAGKQFSNQLAAAVRSTNWSYAIFWSISTSRPGVLTWKDGFYNGEIKTRKVTSSADLSADQLVLQRSEQLRELYESLLSGQCDHRARRPAAALSPEDLGDAEWYYTVCMSYAFRPGQGLPGRSFASNEHVWLCNAQCADTKTFQRALLAKTASIQTVACIPLMGGVLELGTTNTVLEDRDMVNRINTSFWDLKFPTSEEPNSSPSADDTGDADIVFEDLNHESIAAIIPGELELGEVECLSDGNLERITKEINGFYGLCDELDVGALEENWIMGGSLEVMSASEVSMAPAATDGITDGAVTFSFVEPSRSSCFTAWKRSLDSTEDVDTSVAGESQKLLKKVLAGGAWANNGGDGTARAQESTNTKNHVISERRRREKLNEMFLILKSLVPSIHKVDKASILAETIAYLRELEQKVEELESNRAAATAVRKLHDVSGKKVLAGSKRKASELGGDDADRVLSKEDVPSNVVNVTVTEKEVLLEVQCRWKELLMTQVFDAIKSLRLDVLSVRASTPDGLLALKIRAQFAGPAAVEPGMISEALQRAIRRR; encoded by the exons ATGGCGCTGTCAGTAGTTCGTCCGAGCCAGGAAGAGCCCACCCTACCGCCGGCCGGGAAGCAATTCAGCAACCAGCTCGCTGCCGCTGTGAGGAGCACCAACTGGAGCTACGCCATATTCTGGTCCATTTCAACCAGCCGTCCAGG GGTTCTGACGTGGAAGGACGGGTTCTACAACGGCGAGATAAAGACGAGGAAGGTCACCAGCTCAGCGGATCTCAGCGCCGACCAGCTCGTCCTGCAGAGGAGCGAGCAGCTGCGGGAGCTCTACGAGTCCCTCCTCTCCGGCCAGTGCGACCACCGGGCgaggcgccccgccgccgcgctgTCGCCGGAGGACCTCGGGGACGCCGAATGGTACTACACCGTCTGCATGAGCTACGCCTTCCGGCCTGGCCAAGG GTTGCCAGGCAGAAGCTTTGCGAGCAACGAGCATGTTTGGCTCTGCAATGCTCAGTGCGCGGACACCAAGACCTTCCAACGCGCGCTCTTAGCAAAG ACGGCGTCTATCCAG ACAGTCGCCTGCATTCCATTGATGGGTGGTGTGCTTGAGCTCGGGACAACAAATACT GTTTTGGAGGACAGGGACATGGTGAACCGGATCAACACATCTTTCTGGGACCTAAAGTTCCCAACATCGGAGGAGCCAAACTCCAGCCCATCAGCAGATGATACTGGGGATGCCGACATCGTGTTCGAAGACCTCAACCATGAAAGCATAGCCGCCATAATACCCGGGGAACTCGAGCTAGGGGAGGTCGAGTGCCTATCCGACGGCAACCTCGAGCGGATCACGAAGGAGATCAATGGGTTCTACGGCCTCTGCGACGAGCTGGACGTGGGGGCTCTCGAGGAAAATTGGATCATGGGCGGGTCTTTGGAGGTCATGTCTGCGTCGGAAGTGTCGATGGCGCCTGCCGCCACCGACGGGATCACTGATGGTGCTGTCACTTTTAGCTTCGTTGAACCCTCTCGCtcatcatgctttacggcttggaagaGATCGTTGGACTCAACAGAAGACGTGGATACGTCCGTCGCCGGGGAGTCGCAGAAGTTGCTGAAGAAAGTTTTGGCCGGTGGCGCATGGGCAAATAATGGTGGTGACGGCACCGCGAGAGCTCAGGAAAGTACCAACACAAAAAACCATGTCATTTCGGAGAGGAGACGCCGGGAGAAGCTCAATGAGATGTTTCTGATTCTCAAGTCGTTGGTTCCGTCCATTCACAAG GTGGACAAGGCATCCATCCTAGCTGAAACGATAGCCTACCTCAGAGAGCTGGAGCAGAAGGTGGAGGAGCTAGAATCCAACAGGGCGGCCGCAACAGCCGTCCGAAAACTCCATGACGTCAGCGGGAAGAAGGTGTTAGCTGGTTCCAAGAGAAAGGCGTCGGAGCTCGGCGGGGACGACGCGGACAGGGTGCTCTCCAAGGAGGACGTCCCGAGCAACGTCGTCAACGTCACCGTGACGGAAAAAGAGGTGCTCCTGGAGGTGCAATGCCGGTGGAAGGAGCTGCTCATGACACAAGTGTTCGACGCCATCAAGAGCCTCCGCCTGGACGTGCTCTCCGTGCGCGCGTCCACGCCCGACGGCCTCCTCGCTCTTAAGATACGAGCTCAG TTTGCCGGCCCTGCCGCCGTGGAGCCCGGGATGATCAGCGAAGCGCTCCAGAGAGCCATACGCAGGCGCTGA
- the LOC123046354 gene encoding anthocyanin regulatory R-S protein isoform X1, giving the protein MHMKERNSVVMALSVVRPSQEEPTLPPAGKQFSNQLAAAVRSTNWSYAIFWSISTSRPGVLTWKDGFYNGEIKTRKVTSSADLSADQLVLQRSEQLRELYESLLSGQCDHRARRPAAALSPEDLGDAEWYYTVCMSYAFRPGQGLPGRSFASNEHVWLCNAQCADTKTFQRALLAKTASIQTVACIPLMGGVLELGTTNTVLEDRDMVNRINTSFWDLKFPTSEEPNSSPSADDTGDADIVFEDLNHESIAAIIPGELELGEVECLSDGNLERITKEINGFYGLCDELDVGALEENWIMGGSLEVMSASEVSMAPAATDGITDGAVTFSFVEPSRSSCFTAWKRSLDSTEDVDTSVAGESQKLLKKVLAGGAWANNGGDGTARAQESTNTKNHVISERRRREKLNEMFLILKSLVPSIHKVDKASILAETIAYLRELEQKVEELESNRAAATAVRKLHDVSGKKVLAGSKRKASELGGDDADRVLSKEDVPSNVVNVTVTEKEVLLEVQCRWKELLMTQVFDAIKSLRLDVLSVRASTPDGLLALKIRAQFAGPAAVEPGMISEALQRAIRRR; this is encoded by the exons ATGCATATGAAGGAAAGAAATAGTGTGGTAATGGCGCTGTCAGTAGTTCGTCCGAGCCAGGAAGAGCCCACCCTACCGCCGGCCGGGAAGCAATTCAGCAACCAGCTCGCTGCCGCTGTGAGGAGCACCAACTGGAGCTACGCCATATTCTGGTCCATTTCAACCAGCCGTCCAGG GGTTCTGACGTGGAAGGACGGGTTCTACAACGGCGAGATAAAGACGAGGAAGGTCACCAGCTCAGCGGATCTCAGCGCCGACCAGCTCGTCCTGCAGAGGAGCGAGCAGCTGCGGGAGCTCTACGAGTCCCTCCTCTCCGGCCAGTGCGACCACCGGGCgaggcgccccgccgccgcgctgTCGCCGGAGGACCTCGGGGACGCCGAATGGTACTACACCGTCTGCATGAGCTACGCCTTCCGGCCTGGCCAAGG GTTGCCAGGCAGAAGCTTTGCGAGCAACGAGCATGTTTGGCTCTGCAATGCTCAGTGCGCGGACACCAAGACCTTCCAACGCGCGCTCTTAGCAAAG ACGGCGTCTATCCAG ACAGTCGCCTGCATTCCATTGATGGGTGGTGTGCTTGAGCTCGGGACAACAAATACT GTTTTGGAGGACAGGGACATGGTGAACCGGATCAACACATCTTTCTGGGACCTAAAGTTCCCAACATCGGAGGAGCCAAACTCCAGCCCATCAGCAGATGATACTGGGGATGCCGACATCGTGTTCGAAGACCTCAACCATGAAAGCATAGCCGCCATAATACCCGGGGAACTCGAGCTAGGGGAGGTCGAGTGCCTATCCGACGGCAACCTCGAGCGGATCACGAAGGAGATCAATGGGTTCTACGGCCTCTGCGACGAGCTGGACGTGGGGGCTCTCGAGGAAAATTGGATCATGGGCGGGTCTTTGGAGGTCATGTCTGCGTCGGAAGTGTCGATGGCGCCTGCCGCCACCGACGGGATCACTGATGGTGCTGTCACTTTTAGCTTCGTTGAACCCTCTCGCtcatcatgctttacggcttggaagaGATCGTTGGACTCAACAGAAGACGTGGATACGTCCGTCGCCGGGGAGTCGCAGAAGTTGCTGAAGAAAGTTTTGGCCGGTGGCGCATGGGCAAATAATGGTGGTGACGGCACCGCGAGAGCTCAGGAAAGTACCAACACAAAAAACCATGTCATTTCGGAGAGGAGACGCCGGGAGAAGCTCAATGAGATGTTTCTGATTCTCAAGTCGTTGGTTCCGTCCATTCACAAG GTGGACAAGGCATCCATCCTAGCTGAAACGATAGCCTACCTCAGAGAGCTGGAGCAGAAGGTGGAGGAGCTAGAATCCAACAGGGCGGCCGCAACAGCCGTCCGAAAACTCCATGACGTCAGCGGGAAGAAGGTGTTAGCTGGTTCCAAGAGAAAGGCGTCGGAGCTCGGCGGGGACGACGCGGACAGGGTGCTCTCCAAGGAGGACGTCCCGAGCAACGTCGTCAACGTCACCGTGACGGAAAAAGAGGTGCTCCTGGAGGTGCAATGCCGGTGGAAGGAGCTGCTCATGACACAAGTGTTCGACGCCATCAAGAGCCTCCGCCTGGACGTGCTCTCCGTGCGCGCGTCCACGCCCGACGGCCTCCTCGCTCTTAAGATACGAGCTCAG TTTGCCGGCCCTGCCGCCGTGGAGCCCGGGATGATCAGCGAAGCGCTCCAGAGAGCCATACGCAGGCGCTGA